One Pseudomonadota bacterium DNA segment encodes these proteins:
- the hypF gene encoding carbamoyltransferase HypF translates to MPKRRIRLKFSGIVQGVGFRPHVYRLATSLKLSGFVCNRPDGVLVEIEGESPNLAIFLEKVLTDRPAAAAINHLAQEELPPERRLEENPFFEIRASPEQGRHDFSVGPDLAVCAACLTELNHPEDRRYGYPFINCTNCGPRLTIVKDLPYDRRRTTMAGFSLCSRCQAEYDQPENRRFHAEATACPDCGPRLSLRDAAGHELAEAESALKLTGEFLHRGAIVAIKGIGGFHLAVTADNQEAVMLLRRRKHREARPFALMVQHLEIAETLVHLNEDERQLLTSPARPIVLLEKKNPAPTSVGQRLAQAVAPGLAHYGIMLPYTPLHHLLFSTGLQILVMTSANLSDDPIVIDNQEALLRLAGIADYFLMHDRDIIVRLDDSVAMVIDHRERILRRSRGYVPQTLALTENLPAVLALGADLKNSLCLLNRQKALCSPHVGDLDNPTARDFFHENISLLKKISGVSPRIIACDRHPEYYSHQIADQLAPGRVIAIQHHHAHIVSCMTDNQLKGAALGLAMDGTGYGLDGHIWGGEFLKVDDNGFCRLGQLLYIPLPGGELAIREPWRAALALLFLIYPESWWPVAQKLKLTPPGFSQDHLQSLLSQRRNRPLTSSLGRIFDAVAALLGLRHTVTFEGQAAIELEAAATTYNNSTQTPELFGFALEKHGNRRGEIYYQLNLLPLLQKLVERILQGDPPEKNARIFHDSLIQALMSLAMRLCREYDLTQIALSGGCFQNRLLLRGCLDWPERPPEISLHAHCRVPTNDGGLALGQAVCAAQIIKLENSLESDSRHE, encoded by the coding sequence TTGCCGAAACGAAGAATCAGGCTTAAATTCAGTGGTATTGTCCAAGGGGTCGGTTTCCGCCCACACGTTTATCGTCTGGCCACCAGCTTGAAACTTTCAGGTTTTGTCTGCAACCGTCCGGATGGCGTACTGGTAGAAATTGAGGGCGAGAGCCCAAACCTTGCGATCTTTCTTGAAAAAGTGCTGACTGATCGGCCGGCGGCCGCCGCGATCAATCACCTCGCCCAGGAAGAGCTGCCTCCTGAAAGAAGGCTTGAGGAAAATCCATTTTTTGAAATTCGCGCCAGCCCCGAACAGGGACGGCATGATTTTAGTGTCGGTCCCGACCTCGCCGTCTGCGCCGCCTGTCTGACCGAGCTCAATCACCCGGAAGACCGGCGCTATGGCTACCCTTTTATCAACTGCACCAACTGCGGCCCCCGCCTGACTATCGTCAAAGATCTGCCCTATGACCGCCGGCGGACAACCATGGCCGGATTCTCCCTGTGCAGCCGCTGTCAGGCTGAATATGACCAGCCCGAAAACCGGCGTTTTCATGCTGAAGCCACCGCCTGTCCCGATTGCGGCCCGCGGCTTTCGCTCAGAGATGCCGCAGGGCATGAATTAGCCGAGGCCGAGTCGGCCCTGAAACTGACCGGTGAATTCCTGCACCGGGGCGCAATTGTCGCCATCAAGGGAATCGGCGGTTTTCACCTGGCGGTCACGGCCGACAACCAGGAAGCCGTCATGCTTTTACGCCGGCGCAAGCATCGGGAAGCCCGCCCTTTCGCCCTGATGGTTCAACATCTCGAAATCGCTGAAACACTTGTTCATCTCAACGAAGACGAACGCCAGCTGCTGACCTCCCCGGCCCGACCGATAGTTTTGCTCGAAAAAAAAAATCCCGCCCCGACAAGCGTCGGGCAGCGTTTGGCTCAGGCCGTGGCTCCCGGTCTGGCGCATTATGGCATCATGCTGCCCTACACCCCCCTGCACCATCTCCTCTTTTCCACAGGCCTTCAGATTCTGGTTATGACCAGCGCCAATCTCAGCGACGACCCGATTGTCATTGACAACCAGGAAGCCTTGCTCCGTCTCGCCGGTATCGCCGACTATTTTCTCATGCACGATCGCGACATCATCGTTCGCCTCGATGACTCGGTCGCCATGGTCATCGATCACCGGGAGCGGATCCTGCGTCGATCCCGGGGCTATGTTCCCCAGACGCTGGCACTGACCGAAAACCTGCCCGCAGTTCTCGCCCTGGGGGCTGATCTGAAAAATTCGCTGTGTTTGCTAAACCGGCAAAAAGCCCTTTGTTCTCCCCATGTCGGCGACCTTGACAATCCGACGGCCCGTGATTTTTTTCATGAGAATATCAGTTTACTGAAAAAGATCTCAGGTGTCAGCCCCAGGATAATTGCCTGTGATCGGCATCCCGAATACTACAGCCATCAAATTGCCGACCAACTCGCACCGGGCCGGGTAATCGCAATTCAGCATCATCACGCCCATATCGTCAGCTGCATGACCGACAACCAACTCAAGGGAGCGGCGCTCGGTCTGGCCATGGACGGCACCGGTTACGGCCTTGACGGTCACATCTGGGGTGGGGAATTTCTTAAGGTTGACGACAACGGCTTTTGTCGACTCGGACAGCTGTTATATATCCCCCTGCCGGGCGGCGAACTCGCGATTCGTGAACCCTGGCGCGCGGCTCTGGCCCTGCTGTTTCTCATCTATCCGGAAAGCTGGTGGCCGGTCGCGCAAAAGCTCAAGCTGACGCCCCCGGGTTTTTCGCAAGACCACCTGCAAAGCCTGCTGTCCCAGCGCCGAAACCGCCCTCTGACCTCCAGTCTGGGCCGCATCTTCGACGCAGTCGCCGCTCTTCTCGGCCTTCGTCACACCGTAACCTTCGAAGGACAGGCGGCGATTGAACTTGAAGCGGCGGCTACCACCTACAACAACAGCACCCAAACGCCGGAACTTTTCGGCTTTGCGCTTGAAAAACATGGGAACAGACGGGGCGAGATCTATTATCAGCTCAATCTCCTGCCGCTGCTGCAAAAACTGGTGGAACGAATTTTACAGGGCGACCCCCCGGAAAAGAACGCCCGCATCTTCCATGACTCGCTGATTCAGGCTCTGATGAGTCTGGCCATGAGACTATGCCGGGAATATGATTTAACACAAATTGCTTTGAGCGGCGGCTGTTTTCAGAACCGACTCCTCCTGCGGGGCTGTCTCGACTGGCCGGAACGGCCTCCTGAAATCAGCCTTCATGCACACTGCCGGGTTCCAACTAATGACGGCGGCCTGGCTTTGGGCCAGGCGGTCTGCGCCGCCCAAATCATCAAACTTGAAAATTCCCTGGAAAGTGACTCCCGACATGAGTGA
- the hypB gene encoding hydrogenase accessory protein HypB, with amino-acid sequence MKISLVKNILNAGNRIAGENRTLFDEKDIFVLNLMSSPGAGKTSLVEKTILALREEYRIGVIEGDIQDSYDAERIARLEIPVVQINTGGACHLDGNMIRETLSSFDLDQLDLLITENVGNLVCPAEFKIGENAKIMMLSTPEGADKPAKYPLMFAESAVLLINKIDLAPYVDFDFDKARHDALAINPQLSIFEVSCKSDSGLADWYAWLRQAIADFRAPRPKAGE; translated from the coding sequence ATGAAAATCAGCCTCGTAAAAAACATCCTTAATGCCGGCAATCGGATTGCCGGGGAGAATCGGACCCTGTTTGACGAAAAAGATATTTTTGTTTTAAATCTGATGAGCTCACCCGGCGCCGGGAAAACCAGTCTGGTTGAAAAAACCATTCTCGCTCTGCGTGAGGAATACCGAATCGGGGTGATTGAGGGCGATATTCAGGACAGCTATGACGCCGAACGAATTGCCCGGCTTGAGATTCCCGTGGTGCAGATCAATACCGGTGGCGCCTGCCATCTCGATGGCAACATGATTCGGGAAACCTTAAGTTCCTTTGATCTTGACCAACTTGACCTGCTGATCACCGAAAATGTCGGCAATCTGGTCTGTCCGGCCGAGTTCAAGATCGGTGAAAACGCCAAGATCATGATGCTGAGCACCCCGGAAGGCGCCGACAAACCGGCTAAATATCCGCTGATGTTTGCCGAATCAGCGGTTCTTCTGATCAACAAAATCGATCTTGCCCCCTACGTCGATTTTGATTTCGACAAGGCCCGCCATGATGCGCTGGCAATCAACCCACAACTGTCCATCTTTGAAGTTTCCTGCAAGAGCGACAGCGGCCTCGCCGACTGGTATGCATGGCTGCGGCAGGCCATCGCCGATTTCAGAGCACCTCGGCCGAAGGCCGGAGAATAA
- a CDS encoding formylglycine-generating enzyme family protein has translation MKDCMVLALLLFYLGVPVSVRGDERVWREPLTGMEFVWIPAGSFVMGQTELGAQELILELGVSRYQKYCAEEKPRHRVMIDGFWLGRYEVTNAQFRLFRPDHDSHDYKGISLNEDRQPVVEVSWDDAEAYARWLAVQCGRECRLPREAEWEYACRAGSETVRFWGNGINEACVYANIADLSAREVWPTWSVHGCRDGFAVTAPVGSFAPNRWGLYDMLGNVWEWCSDWFGKGYYEVGPQSNPQGPQHGAYRILRGACWDSAPRYVRSASRNMRSPGSCGYNLGFRLAITADAESHGMKALLEGSF, from the coding sequence ATAAAAGATTGTATGGTTTTGGCTTTACTGCTGTTTTATCTGGGCGTTCCGGTTTCTGTTCGTGGGGATGAACGGGTCTGGCGCGAGCCTCTGACGGGAATGGAGTTTGTCTGGATTCCCGCCGGTTCTTTCGTGATGGGCCAGACGGAGTTGGGTGCACAGGAGCTGATTCTAGAGCTTGGGGTTTCCCGTTATCAGAAATATTGCGCCGAGGAAAAACCTCGGCATCGGGTGATGATTGATGGTTTCTGGCTTGGCCGTTATGAGGTGACTAACGCTCAGTTCCGATTGTTCCGACCGGACCATGACAGCCATGACTACAAGGGGATTTCCCTGAATGAAGACCGACAGCCGGTGGTCGAGGTGTCCTGGGACGATGCCGAGGCCTACGCTCGTTGGTTGGCGGTCCAGTGCGGGCGTGAGTGTCGTTTGCCCCGTGAAGCTGAATGGGAGTATGCCTGTCGGGCCGGAAGCGAGACCGTGCGTTTCTGGGGGAACGGGATCAACGAAGCCTGTGTTTACGCCAATATCGCGGATTTAAGCGCAAGGGAAGTATGGCCGACCTGGAGCGTGCATGGCTGCCGGGATGGTTTTGCGGTCACGGCTCCAGTCGGGAGTTTTGCGCCCAACCGCTGGGGTCTGTATGACATGCTAGGAAATGTCTGGGAATGGTGTTCCGACTGGTTTGGCAAGGGCTATTATGAAGTTGGTCCACAGTCCAACCCCCAGGGTCCGCAACACGGAGCTTACCGAATTTTGCGCGGCGCCTGCTGGGACAGCGCGCCGCGTTATGTCCGTTCAGCCAGTCGGAATATGAGGAGTCCCGGCAGTTGCGGCTACAACCTGGGTTTTCGTCTCGCGATAACTGCTGACGCGGAAAGCCACGGGATGAAAGCGTTGCTCGAAGGGTCTTTTTAA
- a CDS encoding TRAM domain-containing protein, with the protein MQTIRLRIEKYAPPGNGLGFYQGKAVFVPLAAVGDELLVKIEKEKKSYVIGSLEEIMRSGPERRAADCPHYAECGGCDFLHFSDSEQLRLKKLMFSELLARAGCDQEVVAGIELAASPRKVA; encoded by the coding sequence TTGCAAACGATCAGATTGCGGATTGAGAAATATGCTCCGCCCGGCAACGGTCTGGGATTTTATCAGGGCAAGGCGGTTTTTGTGCCTCTGGCGGCGGTGGGCGATGAGCTTCTGGTAAAAATCGAGAAAGAGAAAAAGAGTTATGTTATCGGATCCCTGGAAGAAATTATGCGGTCCGGTCCGGAACGGCGAGCTGCGGATTGCCCTCACTATGCCGAATGTGGTGGTTGTGATTTTCTCCATTTCAGCGATAGTGAGCAACTGCGTTTAAAAAAACTGATGTTCAGTGAACTTCTTGCGCGGGCCGGTTGCGATCAGGAGGTTGTTGCAGGGATTGAGCTTGCGGCCTCTCCTCGAAAGGTCGCCTGA
- the hypE gene encoding hydrogenase expression/formation protein HypE translates to MSEERIRLGHGGGGRLTADLIHHLFLEKFSNPILENMNDSATLCLGNREISFTTDSYVVNPLFFPGGNIGSLAVCGTVNDLAMSGARPLYLSAGFIIEEGFPMKQLVEITETMAQAAREAEVLLVTGDTKVVPRGMADGLYINTSGIGIHDHGSPLTPARIEPGDAILINGTTGDHGAAVISCRDNTFHSQAIVSDVAALHPLVRKLREENIELHCLRDVTRGGLGGILAELAQQSGKGFIIKEEKIGLAEGVRALCEIYGFDPLHLANEGKMVIFCAAGDEERALGVLRRHRLGQQAAGIGRVLSTASARPQVILETLIGGHRVIDLPTGELVPRIC, encoded by the coding sequence ATGAGTGAAGAGCGTATTCGTCTGGGTCATGGCGGTGGCGGCCGCCTGACAGCCGATCTGATCCATCATCTTTTTCTGGAAAAATTCAGCAACCCCATTCTGGAAAACATGAACGACAGCGCCACCTTGTGCCTCGGCAACCGGGAAATCAGTTTCACGACCGACAGCTATGTTGTTAATCCGCTTTTCTTCCCCGGGGGCAACATCGGTTCCCTGGCGGTGTGCGGAACCGTCAACGACCTGGCTATGTCCGGTGCCCGACCACTCTATTTAAGCGCGGGCTTCATTATCGAAGAGGGTTTCCCGATGAAACAGCTGGTCGAAATCACGGAAACCATGGCGCAAGCGGCCCGGGAAGCCGAGGTGCTGCTGGTCACCGGTGACACCAAGGTCGTCCCCCGGGGAATGGCCGACGGCCTTTATATCAACACCTCCGGCATCGGGATTCACGATCACGGATCGCCGCTCACTCCAGCCCGCATCGAACCCGGCGACGCCATTCTTATTAACGGCACCACCGGTGACCACGGCGCCGCGGTCATCAGTTGTCGCGACAACACCTTTCACTCGCAAGCCATCGTTTCCGATGTCGCCGCCCTGCATCCTCTGGTCAGAAAGCTGCGGGAAGAAAACATCGAATTGCACTGTCTGCGGGATGTAACCCGGGGCGGCCTCGGCGGAATTCTGGCGGAACTGGCACAGCAGTCCGGAAAAGGTTTTATCATCAAGGAAGAAAAAATAGGGCTCGCGGAAGGTGTTCGCGCCCTTTGCGAGATCTATGGCTTTGATCCGCTGCATCTCGCCAACGAAGGGAAAATGGTCATCTTCTGCGCCGCCGGGGACGAGGAGCGGGCCTTAGGTGTGCTGCGCCGACACCGCCTTGGGCAACAGGCCGCAGGTATCGGTCGCGTGCTTTCGACAGCTTCAGCTCGACCTCAAGTCATCCTCGAAACCCTGATCGGCGGCCACCGCGTCATCGATCTGCCCACGGGAGAACTGGTGCCCAGAATCTGCTGA